One segment of Meriones unguiculatus strain TT.TT164.6M chromosome X, Bangor_MerUng_6.1, whole genome shotgun sequence DNA contains the following:
- the Pnma6e gene encoding paraneoplastic antigen Ma6E, with amino-acid sequence MFPSNFSAAAALVILQDWCGCLGVNVQRSLLILGIPDDCGEEEFQEAVQAALRPLGRYRVLGRLFRREIGAKVALVEFTANLNQSLIPQQIPNNRGPWTVVSLPRVPDVELESAFSFPAQAQGQALERASGRAGTSGGAGAAAGGDLEAGAGGEAGGRAEEGAAGEARVSDEEETEGEEGAGEEGGGTAAPASFLQGEGVADEEEAEDEGVPGEPEVMYEAGVVDEGGHLDEGPMNEEEDIVEAGPVRVYDEEGAGGDMGIAGVIGAIGWAGVAGEVGAAGEGGVLEAEAGEEGSAGDEASGSYDSSSGDDGYVDDGGEVDGAGAMGEEDEAGAIGEARTSDEEGAAGDMGVAGFIGAVGLAGAAGEGEEGAFDMAAGAHGAGAWSQQWSQDLQPILENMAYQELRHFSGMEEPGSGGESLESWLDHANDMLYLWRHISERERRRRLVESLEGPALDLLCELLEEHPDTPVQDCLAALVQVFGNRDTMTAWLNFLTCSQRPEETLFAYVMRLEVLLQMALEKGAIQPAMVDQTRARQVLMRARPNQMLQNNLRRMHLERRLPGFVGLLRLIRETEAWEAALPENMMVQEGEVVYLHGGELDVGQAALVSAGVAELAPAVREAFPAGEDAAQVVAAALEQAAGAAPDDGAPKPGPDSGEAQVFPVNRRDENLSGPAGSGQAGLTESLGVPESLAHAGEQEVDVLKEESENEDGAWESSHPKSFLGK; translated from the coding sequence ATGTTCCCTTCTAACTTCAGTGCTGCTGCAGCACTGGTGATTCTGCAGGACTGGTGTGGGTGCTTGGGTGTCAATGTCCAGCGCTCCCTGCTTATCCTGGGCATCCCCGACGACTGTGGGGAAGAAGAATTCCAGGAAGCTGTGCAGGCTGCCCTCAGGCCCCTGGGCAGGTACCGAGTGCTTGGCAGACTTTTCAGAAGGGAGATTGGGGCAAAGGTCGCCTTGGTTGAGTTCACTGCCAATTTAAATCAAAGTTTGATCCCCCAGCAAATACCAAACAACAGGGGCCCCTGGACTGTGGTCTCCCTGCCTCGTGTCCCTGATGTGGAGTTAGAGAGTGCCTTCAGTTTCCCTGCCCAGGCTCAGGGGCAAGCTTTGGAGAGGGcttcaggcagggcaggaacttcaggTGGggcaggggctgcagctgggggagacttagaggcaggagctgggggtgaggcaggaggaagagctGAGGAAGGAGCTGCAGGTGAGGCAAGAGTGTCTGATGAGGAAGAAACAGAGGGTGAAGAAGGAGCAGGCGAAGAAGGAGGAGGGACTGCGGCTCCTGCCTCCTTCCTACAGGGGGAAGGAGTTGCAgatgaggaagaggcagaagatgAAGGAGTTCCAGGGGAGCCAGAGGTTATGTATGAGGCAGGAGTTGTAGATGAAGGAGGACATTTAGATGAGGGGCCTATGAATGAGGAAGAGGACATAGTTGAGGCAGGGCCTGTAAGAGTGTATGATGAGGAAGGAGCTGGAGGTGATATGGGAATTGCAGGTGTTATAGGAGCTATAGGTTGGGCAGGAGTTGCAGGTGAGGTGGGGGCTGCAGGAGAAGGAGGAgttttagaggcagaggcaggtgaagagGGGTCTGCAGGAGATGAGGCATCTGGGAGTTATGACAGCTCTTCAGGGGATGATGGATATGTGGATGATGGAGGAGAGGTGGATGGAGCAGGAGCTATGGGtgaggaggatgaggcaggagctATAGGGGAAGCAAGAACATCAGATGAGGAGGGAGCTGCCGGTGACATGGGAGTCGCAGGCTTTATAGGAGCTGTAGGATTGGCAGGAGCTGCAGGTGAGGGTGAGGAAGGGGCCTTTGACATGGCAGCAGGGGCACATGGGGCTGGAGCCTGGTCCCAGCAGTGGAGCCAAGACCTGCAGCCCATCCTGGAAAACATGGCCTACCAGGAGCTGAGACATTTCTCCGGGATGGAAGAGCCTGGTTCTGGGGGTGAGTCTTTGGAGAGCTGGCTGGACCATGCCAATGACATGCTGTACCTATGGCGCCACATATccgagagggagaggaggaggaggctggtgGAGAGCTTAGAGGGGCCTGCCCTGGATCTCCTGTGTGAGCTTTTGGAAGAGCATCCAGACACACCTGTGCAGGACTGCTTGGCTGCACTGGTGCAGGTATTTGGTAACAGGGACACCATGACAGCGTGGCTGAACTTCCTGACTTGCTCCCAGCGGCCTGAGGAGACCCTCTTTGCCTATGTGATGCGCCTGGAAGTTCTGCTGCAGATGGCCTTGGAGAAGGGGGCCATCCAGCCTGCAATGGTAGATCAGACCAGGGCGCGGCAGGTGCTGATGCGGGCTCGGCCCAACCAGATGCTGCAGAACAACCTGAGGAGGATGCACCTGGAGAGGCGACTACCCGGCTTTGTGGGGCTGCTCAGGCTCATTAGGGAGACTGAGGCATGGGAGGCAGCTCTGCCTGAAAATATGATGGTCCAAGAAGGGGAAGTGGTGTACTTGCATGGTGGGGAGCTGGATGTGGGCCAGGCTGCCCTGGTCAGTGCTGGGGTTGCTGAGCTGGCCCCTGCTGTTAGAGAGGCCTTCCCAGCCGGTGAAGATGCTGCGCAggttgttgctgctgctcttgAACAAGCTGCTGGGGCTGCTCCTGATGATGGTGCCCCAAAGCCAGGTCCTGACTCTGGTGAGGCCCAGGTCTTCCCTGTCAACCGGAGAGATGAGAATCTGTCGGGCCCTGCTGGTTCAGGCCAGGCAGGGCTTACTGAGAGCCTAGGTGTGCCTGAGAGCTTAGCCCATGCAGGAGAGCAAGAAGTAGATGTGCTGAAAGAAGAGTCAGAAAATGAGGATGGGGCATGGGAGTCTAGTCACCCCAAATCCTTCCTTGGTAAATAG